The following coding sequences lie in one Thalassoglobus polymorphus genomic window:
- a CDS encoding TetR/AcrR family transcriptional regulator produces the protein MPWEKSFEESDVIEQAMNVFWEKGYAATSISDITNATGIKRGSLYNAFDGKHDLFVRALLKYCDELRTSKLRKLETVADPREAIRMFFDSLVKATLSDPDKKGCLLFNTALEYSSHDDDVKKLVSAGVKEVVSFFEGRIDRGKELGNIPESVDTRPTAKALVALAVGIRVLGRGTFGKKGLEQVSQQAVDLIS, from the coding sequence ATGCCGTGGGAAAAATCATTTGAAGAGTCGGATGTGATCGAACAGGCGATGAATGTCTTCTGGGAGAAGGGATATGCTGCCACCTCGATCTCTGACATCACAAACGCGACAGGAATCAAACGAGGCAGCCTCTACAACGCCTTTGACGGAAAGCATGACCTTTTCGTCCGCGCGCTGCTGAAGTACTGCGATGAGCTGAGAACAAGTAAACTTCGAAAGCTGGAAACAGTCGCTGATCCACGTGAAGCGATCAGGATGTTTTTCGACTCGCTCGTAAAGGCAACGCTCAGCGATCCCGATAAAAAGGGCTGCTTGCTGTTCAATACCGCACTCGAATATTCGTCACACGACGATGACGTCAAAAAACTCGTCTCGGCGGGGGTCAAAGAGGTCGTCAGTTTCTTTGAAGGACGAATCGATCGCGGTAAGGAACTTGGCAACATTCCCGAGTCGGTTGACACTCGCCCGACAGCCAAGGCTCTAGTTGCCCTGGCGGTTGGAATTCGTGTGCTGGGACGTGGGACCTTTGGGAAAAAGGGACTGGAACAGGTCTCTCAACAGGCTGTTGACTTGATTTCATGA